One Mastacembelus armatus chromosome 10, fMasArm1.2, whole genome shotgun sequence DNA window includes the following coding sequences:
- the LOC113144867 gene encoding heterogeneous nuclear ribonucleoprotein A0-like, with protein sequence MSAKLCKLFVGGLNVETTEHGLRTYFEQYGTLTDCVVVMNQQLGRSRCFGFITYSTPEEADAAMAVKPHVVEGNNVELKRAIAREDANNPDILANVKKIFVGGVKDHIEPENLTEYFSQFGVVEKAEIISDKQTGRKRGFGFVFFEDTDSATKAVLTKYHTINGNKVEVKKALTKQEMSTGGRGGRGRGRGMQNYGGGRGGGGYGAGYGGSYGGGYGYGGGYNGGGGYGGYEGYDEYDSQMGGGYSNGDFGDGYGQQHSSYGAMKGGNYSYRSGAPYTRGGGGGGYGRGGGFSGGY encoded by the coding sequence ATGTCCGCCAAACTTTGCAAGCTTTTCGTCGGCGGGCTGAACGTAGAGACCACGGAACATGGGCTCCGCACGTATTTCGAGCAGTACGGTACGCTCACCGACTGCGTTGTTGTCATGAACCAGCAACTCGGACGGTCCCGCTGTTTCGGTTTTATTACCTACTCGACACCGGAGGAGGCCGACGCAGCAATGGCGGTGAAGCCACATGTTGTCGAAGGCAACAACGTGGAGCTGAAACGGGCCATAGCGCGGGAGGACGCCAACAACCCGGACATCCTCGCTAACGTCAAGAAAATCTTCGTCGGCGGCGTGAAAGACCACATCGAGCCGGAAAACCTCACCGAGTACTTCTCTCAATTCGGCGTGGTGGAGAAGGCCGAGATAATCTCCGACAAGCAGACCGGCAGGAAGAGAGGCTTcggctttgttttctttgaggaCACCGACTCCGCCACCAAGGCGGTGCTGACCAAATACCACACCATCAACGGGAACAAGGTGGAGGTGAAGAAAGCTCTGACCAAGCAGGAGATGTCCACCGGCGGCAGGGGAGGTAGAGGTCGAGGAAGAGGGATGCAGAACTATGGCGGCGGGAGAGGAGGTGGCGGCTACGGAGCGGGCTACGGCGGCAGCTACGGAGGGGGGTACGGCTATGGCGGGGGTTACAACGGCGGTGGAGGCTACGGGGGATATGAGGGATACGACGAATACGACAGCCAGATGGGGGGTGGATATAGTAACGGTGACTTTGGGGATGGGTACGGACAGCAGCACTCCAGCTACGGTGCAATGAAGGGGGGCAACTATTCCTACAGGAGCGGGGCCCCTTACACCAGAGGCGGCGGCGGAGGCGGCTATGGCCGGGGTGGTGGGTTTAGCGGCGGGTATTAG